A genomic segment from Fusarium keratoplasticum isolate Fu6.1 chromosome 10, whole genome shotgun sequence encodes:
- a CDS encoding TRNA (adenine(58)-N(1))-methyltransferase catalytic subunit TRM61 yields the protein MRLASPSVLRGRLCMPFRRFYSSSRTIQENDVLFLRQQGKRAPKWHLTAPLRADSRIRLSYGGSVNSSDLIGRSVLDTVVDSSGRSVVLHEPSMASYIINSARYATPIYPHDANIIVSLLDLNLPRPGEEEYDTNQTPQPFEIFEAGTGMGSLTLHLARALHAGNPAVPPSLRNALCSARYKRDEFGLDLSPEVSAEYETYRNNRRAILHTLDRNHKHSRAAHSLIRQFRRALYFPTVDFHIGSIDEYISSRLAQTDNEPFLSHAILDLPSAHDHAGPVIQALQPNGLLIIFTPSISQIADFQAWILRSGQPIRPERVIELPVSTTADGVRDTGGGKEWDVKTVIPKDQPDGSPVQVMRPRVGDRIAGGGFVAVMRRWPAGQVPSEAQSLGDEAVSELDELTGTDEVPESEKPSETS from the exons ATGCGCCTCGCCAGCCCCTCAGTCCTAAGAGGACGGCTTTGTATGCCTTTCCGTCGTTTCTACTCATCATCCCGTACAATTCAAG AAAATGACGTCCTCTTTCTACGACAGCAGGGCAAAAGAGCTCCCAAATGGCACCTTACCGCTCCTCTCCGCGCCGACTCTCGAATACGTCTCTCTTACGGTGGCTCCGTCAACTCATCCGACCTGATTGGCCGCAGTGTGCTCGATACAGTGGTGGACAGCTCGGGCCGCAGCGTCGTGCTGCATGAGCCGTCCATGGCATCCTACATCATCAACAGCGCGCGGTATGCCACGCCG ATCTATCCCCATGATGCCAACATCATCGTCTCACTCCTTGACTTGAACCTCCCTCGTCCTGGCGAAGAGGAGTATGACACCAACCAGACGCCTCAGCCGTTCGAGATATTCGAGGCTGGAACGGGCATGGGCAGTCTAACGCTGCATCTTGCTCGGGCTCTTCATGCTGGAAACCCAGCCGTGCCTCCCAGCTTGCGCAACGCCCTCTGCAGTGCCCGGTATAAAAGGGACGAATTCGGCCTCGACCTCTCCCCCGAGGTCTCAGCCGAGTACGAAACCTACCGTAACAATCGCCGTGCTATACTACACACTCTCGATCGCAACCATAAGCACTCGCGGGCGGCGCATAGCCTCATTCGCCAATTCCGCCGTGCACTCTACTTCCCCACCGTCGACTTCCACATCGGCTCCATCGACGAATACATCTCCTCCCGCCTTGCTCAGACAGACAACGAGCCCTTCCTCTCCCATGCCATTCTCGACCTCCCCTCGGCGCACGACCACGCCGGCCCCGTCATCCAGGCCCTCCAGCCCAACGgccttctcatcatcttcacccCGTCCATCAGCCAGATCGCCGACTTCCAAGCCTGGATACTCCGTTCAGGACAGCCCATACGTCCAGAGAGGGTCATTGAGCTGCCTGTCTCCACCACGGCTGATGGTGTACGTGACACCGGTGGCGGCAAGGAGTGGGATGTCAAGACAGTCATTCCCAAGGACCAACCTGACGGTTCCCCTGTGCAGGTCATGCGACCCCGAGTTGGTGATCGCATAGCCGGCGGTGGATTCGTTGCTGTAATGCGTCGATGGCCCGCTGGGCAGGTGCCGTCTGAAGCTCAGTCCTTGGGCGATGAGGCTGTTTctgagctggatgagctcaCTGGGACGGATGAGGTGCCCGAGAGTGAGAAGCCATCGGAGACCTCATAG
- a CDS encoding Zn(2)-C6 fungal-type domain-containing protein, with the protein MLCHAAGEQGDDDASDENQHTPNGLMGGLSNGPGATPSAYSTQTPHAPSHLRPDPGAPSEVTIDDYPLVKDRAIDPILLVQLLRHYADNYHHFFPIVPTDVLRPEYILDTIRDESFLLTAILVVASKDRPDLADIHKAIWDHMRGLILNVVLGMANVRKVGTVEGLLLMGEWTLHNQSEVDDGDEASAWSIVGLAVRLAYLLRLEDRGFKGNDADLDSVHRERLAWTFTYLSDRQISIRMGQAFWCRGPALSARFMAHDFPALQPRRARDEDFASFIQAQVELTTLFGNAHDILFASRSRTAELMTRGDYTKYVDDATKAMHAWQLAWTSLAVSPHLKSCLSLMQEYLRLYVNAFAFQAVIYRASVTDTNSDPSNGSRPSVIFPDSAMASPDARHIYEAADAAEALIRIVTDDIDPVKHLCYMPARFYLYEIHSSVFLYKAHACGAISSGKHVHTASLMERFISVLKTAAVDESHIAARYARLLDRLWFRRAHRLASVDDSQSSNPELRNPGVVVDTLSTLADLNGGQMPLFDDLGLQPFDCTDTMDGLFAMPSVVSWDPSSFLNTMA; encoded by the exons ATGCTCTGTCATGCTGCTGGCGAAcaaggcgacgacgatgcttCCGACGAGAACCAACACACCCCAAACGGGCTGATGGGCGGGTTGTCGAATGGACCTGGAGCGACACCCTCAGCCTATTCAACACAGACGCCTCACGCGCCTAGTCACCTCCGCCCCGATCCAGGGGCTCCGAGTGAGGTCACTATCGACGACTATCCCTTGGTCAAGGATAGAGCAATTGATCCCATCCTCCTTGTTCAGCTATTACGACA TTATGCCGACAATTATCACCATTTCTTCCCCATCGTCCCAACAGACGTGTTGCGACCCGAATACATCCTCGACACGATAAGAGACGAATCTTTCCTACTAACTGCCATCCTTGTCGTGGCCTCAAAAGATCGTCCCGATCTCGCAGATATACACAAGGCCATATGGGATCATATGCGAGGGCTTATACTTAACGTCGTCCTAGGCATGGCCAATGTCCGCAAGGTCGGCACCGTGGAGGGGCTCTTGCTCATGGGTGAATGGACCTTGCACAATCAGAGCGAagtcgacgatggagatgaagcgTCAGCGTGGTCGATAGTTGGTCTTGCTGTGAGGCTTGCGTATCTACTACGCTTGGAGGACAGGGGATTCAAAGGAAACGACGCCGACCTCGATTCGGTCCATCGCGAGCGGTTGGCCTGGACTT TCACCTATCTCTCAGATCGCCAAATATCGATCCGCATGGGTCAAGCCTTCTGGTGCAGAGGCCCAGCTCTATCAGCGCGCTTCATGGCCCATGACTTTCCAGCTCTACAACCCCGGCGGGCCCGTGATGAGGATTTTGCCTCGTTCATCCAGGCGCAAGTTGAGCTGACAACACTGTTTGGAAATGCCCACGATATCCTCTTCGCCTCGAGGTCACGGACCGCCGAACTCATGACGCGAGGCGACTACACGAAATACGTCGACGACGCGACAAAAGCTATGCACGCGTGGCAACTCGCGTGGACATCGCTCGCCGTTTCGCCACATCTCAAGAGCTGTCTGAGCCTCATGCAAGAATACCTCAGGCTCTACGTCAACGCGTTCGCTTTTCAGGCCGTCATATACCGTGCATCTGTTACCGACACCAATTCCGATCCATCAAATGGATCTAGGCCATCAGTCATCTTTCCCGACTCGGCCATGGCAAGCCCTGATGCCCGGCATATATACGAAGCTGCAGATGCGGCAGAGGCTTTGATTCGGATCGTAACGGACGATATCGATCCGGTGAAGCATCTGTGTTACATGCCAGCGCGCTTTTATCT ATATGAGATTCACTCTTCCGTCTTCCTTTACAAGGCCCATGCGTGCGGGGCCATTTCCTCGGGCAAGCACGTCCACACAGCGTCCCTCATGGAACGCTTCATCTCCGTCCTCAAAACCGCCGCTGTCGACGAGAGCCACATCGCGGCGAGATACGCGAGACTATTAGACAGACTATGGTTCCGCCGGGCGCACAGACTCGCCAGCGTCGACGACTCACAGAGCTCGAACCCGGAGCTGAGGAATCCGGGTGTGGTGGTGGACACACTATCGACTCTAGCTGATCTCAATGGAGGCCAGATGCCGCTCTTCGATGACCTCGGCTTGCAGCCATTCGACTGCACTGATACCATGGATGGACTATTTGCCATGCCTTCGGTGGTATCATGGGATCCTTCGAGTTTCTTGAACACCATGGCTTGA
- a CDS encoding SAP domain-containing protein yields the protein MAEYSSLKVPELKKLLAEKGLPQTGNKADLIARLQENDKKAESEAKPAENKEDEISYSDDEAPAEPAAPAPAPAAAPAPAPAAEAPATETAPAATEGAEEPAAEKPAETEAPAEPEKSYAIGLSSTAADDEAKKRAERAKRFGLEEDEDAKKRADRAKRFGLDEKELASTLDSALPERSRKRGRDRGDGEGNRSTENNRPGKRQSLDRRNDRRRGGRGGRGGPRNESTRETRSRGSILDDPAEKAKAEKRAARFAGN from the exons ATGGCCGAGTACTCTTCGCTCAAGGTgcccgagctcaagaagctccttgcCGAAAAGGGTCTCCCCCAGACCGGCAACAAGGCAGACCTGATCGCGCGACTCCAGGAGAacgacaagaaggccgagagTGAGGCGAAGCCCG CTGAGAACAAAGAGGACGAGATCAGCtacagcgacgacgaggctcCCGCTgagcctgctgctcctgctcccgctcccgctgctGCGCCCGCGCCTGcacctgctgctgaggctccCGCCACCGAGACAGCTCCCGCCGCGACCGAGGGAGCTGAGGAGCCCGCTGCGGAGAAGCCTGCCGAGACAGAGGCGCCTGCTGAGCCTGAAAAGTCCTACGCCATCGGTCTCTCGTCCACTGCTGCTGatgacgaggccaagaagcgtgCTGAGCGCGCCAAGCGCTttggtcttgaggaggatgaggatgcaAAGAAGAGGGCTGATCGAGCAAAGCGATTCGGTCTAgacgagaaggagctcgCATCCACTCTTGACTCGGCGCTTCCAGAGCGCTCCCGAAAGCGAGGCCGTGACCGTGGCGACGGTGAGGGTAACCGTTCCACCGAGAACAACCGCCCTGGCAAGCGACAGAGCCTTGACCGAAGGAATGACCGACGAAGGGGAGGCCGCGGTGGACGTGGTGGTCCCCGGAACGAGTCGACCCGCGAAACTCGAAGCCGGGGTAGTATCCTCGATGACCCGgcagagaaggccaaggcggagAAGCGCGCTGCTCGGTTCGCTGGGAACTAG
- a CDS encoding Clr5 domain-containing protein: protein MFNQPPGGPRASDSNGQPSYGFTDQAWPRYGLANNSASFSTDHSQSIYASDRQYGDSSGMDWAPTPTDYQTRFQHQDAVAENVELDNMSPQAGGGVGRLVAHFENKGFAPPLPPRPSNTISSPVNQEPSVSSPFGTFSVASPILTSPLASPSEPNYGLLDDQSRVTSPIASPPPIAFGGYHDLSVSSPGVGSSSGHFGSMNSFMVNNRVATPMETSMAASPMVATPMMNNPKVASPSPATPGVPGTPGFAIWRPPVPMTPKPTMDQFQGTSSSSTSGGYFAKPPIPSTPKPVMNAGSQLVLDFNSNSGSIAKGKAPMRPPAKPRHPVRQPSRSQISTPAAFSPAIKREPSTPHLSQASPAPHTLASERRSSVSQRSQTGSRPSREQVPAEAWESFKNTIRTLYLDERKPLKEVMSIMADKYGFQATPKMYKTRFSQWGFVKNNTEEEVKRLLSKKFQRDAEGKVSEFVRNGKVVNLGTYLKRKGVTEYDLIDFELPAELPAHIRCRTPTPPPAPGYLQSPDLLRAQETIISNMRKAFLQCRQFEVETDAQVGWQTIMVWGAGSSDLLLEANHNFEMRDTDQGGHFLMKAFKQLEVDLKKLSPQGIQELLLGMVRRDPGMMTALCKYLAAYSTTNFERSHPLRQIFACLYEVQQKHGPGTLSDLLWASIPTIAEELEAIYGRKHPYVARTWTDLATFYNHANPERLEKLVAELRLLQRQMEHRQGANSVEVFVLRYTIVQLMVAAHPQSDATKQTTIDLWHHARGMGLIFPVRGQQPNVFCYHSPVKVDPWTKRCRRRYDSGVRLLEEHVGVRVIPYFEEDFHTTEHAPEHMPQQPQQQQQQQQPQHHHQQQQQQRAPQLQAQDAWAAAMEQQMGGNKWSFI, encoded by the exons ATGTTCAATCAACCACCCGGCGGGCCTCGTGCTTCCGACTCCAACGGGCAACCCTCTTATGGCTTCACCGATCAAGCCTGGCCAAGGTATGGCCTCGCCAACAACTCGGCTTCCTTCTCGACCGACCATTCCCAGTCCATCTATGCCTCAGACCGGCAATATGGCGACTCCTCTGGCATGGACTGGGCGCCGACCCCAACCGACTATCAGACGCgctttcaacaccaagacgcTGTAGCCGAAAATGTCGAACTCGACAACATGAGTCCTCAGGCCGGAGGCGGCGTTGGTCGTCTTGTCGCGCATTTCGAGAACAAAGGCTTTGCGCCGCCGCTTCCTCCGAGACCATCCAACACGATATCAAGTCCAGTCAACCAAGAGCCGTCTGTTTCGTCGCCGTTCGGTACCTTCAGCGTCGCATCTCCCATCCTCACGAGCCCTCTCGCCAGTCCCTCCGAGCCCAACTATGGGCTTCTGGATGACCAGTCGAGGGTCACCAGCCCGATTGCTAGCCCACCTCCCATAGCATTTGGCGGATATCATGATTTGTCGGTATCCAGTCCAGGCGTTGGTTCCTCGTCCGGACACTTTGGAAGTATGAATAGCTTCATGGTCAACAACAGAGTAGCCACCCCCATGGAAACCTCCATGGCTGCGTCGCCCATGGTGGCAACCCCCATGATGAATAACCCCAAAGTCGCCTCTCCGAGCCCGGCTACTCCAGGCGTGCCAGGCACTCCTGGTTTTGCCATTTGGCGACCACCTGTGCCAATGACTCCCAAACCTACCATGGATCAATTCCAAGGTACTAGTAGTTCCTCCACTTCCGGTGGCTATTTCGCAAAACCTCCCATCCCCTCAACTCCTAAACCAGTCATGAATGCTGGAAGCCAGCTCGTCTTGGATTTCAACTCCAACTCTGGCTCCATTGCAAAGGGTAAGGCTCCAATGAGACCTCCCGCGAAACCAAGACACCCAGTTCGACAACCATCACGATCACAAATATCCACACCCGCAGCCTTCAGCCCTGCTATCAAACGTGaaccttcaacaccacatttatctcaagcttctcctgcTCCACATACACTGGCG AGTGAACGGAGAAGTTCAGTATCCCAAAGATCACAAACGGGAAGCCGGCCTTCGAGGGAACAAGTCCCTGCCGAGGCCTGGGAGTCGTTCAAGAACACAATTCGAACCCTCTACCTCGATGAACGGAAGCCGCTCAAGGAGGtcatgtccatcatggctgacaAGTACGGCTTTCAGGCAAC CCCCAAGATGTACAAGACTCGATTCTCACAGTGGGGTTTCGTCAAAAACAAcaccgaggaggaagttAAGCGTCTGCTGTCGAAGAAATTTCAACGAGATGCCGAGGGAAAAGTATCCGAGTTTGTTCGCAACGGAAAGGTCGTCAACCTGGGCACGTACCTGAAGAGAAAGGGCGTCACCGAGTACGACTTGATCGATTTCGAGTTGCCTGCCGAGCTCCCAGCTCACATCCGATGTCGAACTCCGACTCCTCCGCCTGCGCCAGGATACCTCCAATCCCCCGATCTGCTCCGGGCGCAGGAGACTATCATCAGCAACATGAGGAAGGCCTTTTTGCAGTGTCGACAATTCGAGGTGGAAACCGATGCTCAAGTTGGATGGCAGACCATCATGGTGTGGGGAGCAGGATCCAGCGATCTTTTGCTCGAGGCAAACCACAACTTTGAAATGAGGGACACTGACCAGGGCGGACATTTCCTTATGAAGGCCTTCAAGCAGCTCGAAGTCGATTTGAAGAAGCTATCACCCCAAGGAATCCaggagctgcttcttggtATGGTCCGTCGTGATCCCGGCATGATGACGGCCTTGTGCAAGTATCTGGCGGCATACTCGACAACCAACTTTGAGCGGTCACATCCTCTGCGACAAATCTTTGCCTGTTTATATGAGGTTCAGCAAAAACATGGCCCGGGGACACTCTCAGACCTTTTATGGGCCAGCATCCCTACCATTGCGGAAGAATTGGAGGCCATCTATGGGCGGAAGCACCCATATGTCGCTCGAACGTGGACCGATTTGGCGACCTTCTATAACCACGCGAACCCCGAGCGATTGGAGAAGTTGGTGGCAGAGCTTCGACTTTTGCAACGGCAAATGGAGCACCGACAAGGCGCAAACAGCGTTGAGGTCTTCGTGTTGCGATATACCATTGTGCAACTAATGGTTGCTGCACACCCCCAATCAGATGCAACGAAGCAAACGACCATCGACCTCTGGCATCATGCGCGAGGGATGGGACTCATATTCCCTGTTCGAGGTCAACAGCCCAACGTCTTTTGTTATCACAGTCCCGTCAAGGTCGATCCCTGGACGAAGCGATGTCGACGAAGATACGACTCTGGAGTTAGGCTTCTCGAGGAACATGTGGGCGTGCGAGTTATTCCATACTTCGAAGAGGACTTTCACACAACGGAACACGCCCCAGAGCACATGCCACAACAGccgcaacaacagcagcagcagcaacaaccgcagcaccatcatcaacagcagcaacaacaacgtGCGCCGCAGCTGCAGGCGCAGGACGCATGGGCGGCGGCAATGGAGCAGCAAATGGGGGGCAACAAGTGGTCGTTCATCTGA